One region of Maylandia zebra isolate NMK-2024a linkage group LG10, Mzebra_GT3a, whole genome shotgun sequence genomic DNA includes:
- the cfap54 gene encoding cilia- and flagella-associated protein 54 isoform X1 → MDLPASYYGELDQRNPVLSAFKREINSFITLMKQVASSNNQDNSTYAKGIKILVEIWKKFKHRLPLKLYQEHMLQIADFLFGIKLYQLALRQGYSLHLSQFSSVKITDITNVDQFMACFFPEGLDTDQNTFAMKVRAMQGCALCIFELERQHSFLSQKGLCKLLCVLNFMRTMMQAFQQHEHLYWQIYNGSLHIYNVCRYLMTMQCSAQALEYLLWASISLELSIPLMTAKYLPVIVTLYCAVCQCYYDNHAEVQAEEFARRALGKINELAKLGEHSEVPATRETQRAYKDASIKLGAMIFKRAAFETRKRPKTLYKTKIKSTLKDIPNVPWPRTPTERLLTGLFECSAAQFLGILEALWDSNTRPLQMRMPEDPELQEVYLELLSAGISLLSGVTGEQRYDDHPCLSPLVLTQNSTLIDLAISGENKIPVMSAVRFIKLLFQYKQQDAFTELSTEMLQVLTSLDGQSFRRGKQELALLHSFNILLSTQRSPPKEDITSKDQHKASLSMSDKLMDLVETLHKSVCDSAPEVQPDADLILDIVLFLWGKMKAVIQRDPLQNHDKWLWCLYVLYEVALTCDLAAVDCIMIAEMSHTLGMLLENAAEYFLETSTSAVCERDCDDAKPNSFSILESSSTELLQKVCEVVKRGLEALAKGAATLAPQDCSAFTDFAFMQKFCPLQSSAFSTTSPKSSKHRNEDDEVNLKKGEVETQTESDFNGCRQTEATCTYLLIKDLHLELDIILHRASLKLLQLNAVVESELLDRIKKNKVSKALFLIQKALLVYNNMEQSDISETKSLLEDAATLIEKAGMEERKVYMSSTPNTTSEDKGKVIKEDGQSPPPPPVLLSRNNHSMTFAPAPHNLEGQVCWYQLCSRVAEGINRKVRLGDCSLPGTGNMVPAVSGECVLRVEGLEPNQKYVFAVAAYNSQGELLGSTIGGTTLPLLASMPVPLLSAWAHLAKVAFQTEQYAIAKRACRELWSHCTYPDSESNSTEGRLATTGLRKEILQYSSLHLCQLFLTSIFIETEINIQQGSLYWDSFSDNGPFIWEKEARLEECERMLVAMDLAMCLNDAAAALQAAVSCYGLLAPIMFHQITCDSVVQVLKKCLMVLEENSGLLKQKWTGNTSESFIHMIACITYYLAKTLRVLRKHEMAKALMDCGCRLLQDVYHAQLQIRRLTNQSEGRKTADQATVKSEMKISRQLKALERKNKKITVSKGTHTPEPETSQTLTVSEDPNLLYELISSGTLKDAYMHVMKLRRKVYFTEFAALLLQRTMKEGHIDLVLEWGQSMFQFLSSRDEAMVLSTKCLEGHGQIRKRSGNQNAKGSETSQHKNASSHDDTRKQAKHKLAQNMLLKMRTHREVLAMENLLAMISSVMQRQKKRLQLRHTCAVERVWRSHLNYYMAQAHLAVFYQRLPQQHRGDLEQRYSQFHPLCFSLAYSGVLVWRNNSQQHELESSNEAVLHEDSSDHMDYVMTAHKDRGRKDAVDGSVAEDRCKEGEGSPHSVEQQMEAQRCTGATLLESINKVAVHLRRAMVLAHRGNHWTTLQCVCQTLWDQSCRITVLVQRAAQLETPCTITAEQLHSILTPLLVLATDFIMDMLQKLGLWSLYGSDLTEDELESSLHFSVPLDDSTQVDLRWVRTLVLHTLERLHDSGKWESLAHFALLFNSYTRDRYTVIVTPLLVHAQRMLLERINSFGGPSVPQPHHVNTQKATGKEVTNKSYAGCQLLSGRIHHATQKRHLHKKAALTNSIPREAVDLTGAEIQHSMSLVCVPLDVEDTLSCYHQALEKKTYCLQMFQHSRSLLVLLLANTQPCFMIPTQHCRSRGLSHSASFVNFSPVVMPTPNIQPCDLTEEDYSTPDAIYGLPISRDHLQTIISAYSTSIKYLKANSRDSLRVLALHELGNLQFYSGNTRAAHSCWSKAVDCALKSSGVLEKWDGASLGNGSLQEILRQAGMWGCLQAAVVTAKIAQFILTSDINQRTKYCLLSAYLFKSLLCCSMAQPQADLQYASYSIGDELLPGVDLFSEPHRLHLGTTVSSLNFICHWLLTTGYCIMLLPTLALYLHFVGTVCRDVQHTVKGKILKIRALTELCLFAEAVKDAVQLTRGTGVLLPHGQYIASACVQPTKTFCSNESLLDNAEALEELVNCDFTPEVCTLYGPALCLRFNLARVQLVLALTNAIAGYPVPDSVEGEVCISVTSCSVDPKDDEQDSPDTDDCCPKTGEQKVLNLDAKNLTPERIKFLLLERASSWLNTISEQLESHSLCKMETLELTIESNLLKGNLYMQQGHTALCFDTAVSSLKLLQTSPVTVRGSWADDKDFGESDAQNGDCPGVVEASERIGVHLWLHCRLALVNSLVAHNPRTIELLPGKNINEEAARVLQEGLDECALWGDLDIQALLLVEGARLEARRGKTDNSMTMLQKAVSLLSGRTRLPQKSVITLAQATLLLSDLRGAQSITPLQLMQKLLKKQLCDFGESVELVDGKMRLFPPGPRNIYLPYFNILNQTSLQIGNILGQSKMETQVSASQSS, encoded by the exons ATGGATTTACCAGCGTCGTATTATGGGGAACTTGATCAAAGAAACCCAGTACTTTCAGCTTTTAAGCGAGAGATTAACTCGTTTATAACGCTGATGAAACAAGTGGCTTCGTCGAACAACCAGGACAACAGCACTTATGCTAAAGG gATTAAAATTCTGGTGGAGATATGGAAAAAGTTCAAACATCGACTGCCTTTGAAACTGTACCAGGAGCACATGTTGCAGATTGCAGATTTTCTCTTTGGAATAAAG CTGTACCAGCTGGCTCTAAGGCAGGGCTACAGTCTCCACCTGTCACAGTTCAGCTCAGTGAAAATAACTGACATCACAAATGTGGATCAGTTTATGGCCTGCTTCTTCCCCGAAGGGCTTGATACAGACCAAAATACCTTTGCCATGAAG gTACGTGCCATGCAGGGCTGTGCCCTGTGTATATTTGAGCTGGAGAGACAGCACAGTTTCCTCAGCCAAAAGGGGCTCTGTAAACTGCTGTGTGTGCTGAACTTCATGAGGACCATGATGCAGGCATTTCAGCAACACGAGCACCTCTACTGGCAGATATATAATG GTTCATTACACATTTACAATGTCTGCCGTTATTTGATGACTATGCAGTGCAGCGCGCAG GCACTGGAGTACCTCCTGTGGGCAAGCATCAGTTTGGAGTTGTCCATCCCTCTGATGACAGCTAAGTATCTGCCAGTGATCGTCACACTCTACTGTGCCGTCTGCCAGTGTTACTATGACAACCATGCTGAGGTGCAGGCGGAG GAATTTGCCCGGAGAGCCCTTGGAAAAATCAATGAATTAGCAAAACTCGGGGAGCACAGTGAAGTTCCTGCCACCAGAGAGACTCAGAGAGCTTACAAAGATGCCTCCATCAAG CTTGGTGCCATGATTTTCAAGCGAGCAGCATTTGAGACCCGAAAGAGACCCAAAACCCTGTACAAGACCAAAATCAAAAGCACCCTGAAGGACATACCTAAT GTGCCATGGCCTCGTACCCCAACAGAGCGCCTGCTAACAGGCTTGTTTGAGTGCAGTGCAGCACAGTTCCTGGGCATTTTGGAAGCACTCTGGGACAGCAACACGCGGCCACTTCAAATGAGAATGCCTGAAGATCCGGAGCTACAAGAGGTCTACCTGGAACTCCTGTCTGCTGGAATTAGTTTGTTATCTG GTGTCACTGGTGAGCAGAGGTATGATGACCACCCGTGCCTGTCTCCTCTTGTACTGACACAGAATTCGACTCTGATAGATTTAGCCATTTCAG GAGAAAACAAAATACCCGTCATGTCTGCAGTGAGGTTCATCAAACTGCTGTTTCAGTACAAGCAGCAGGATGCATTTACTGAACTCAGCACAGAGATGCTGCAGGTTTTGACT AGTTTGGATGGCCAATCAttcaggaggggaaagcaggAGCTTGCTTTGCTTCACAGTTTCAACATTTTGCTGTCTACCCAGAGGAGCCCTCCTAAAGAAGACATCACAAGCAAAG ACCAACATAAGGCTTCACTTTCTATGAGTGATAAACTGATGGATCTGGTAGAAACCCTTCACAAGTCCGTCTGTGATTCTGCTCCT gaGGTGCAGCCAGATGCAGACCTGATTTTGGATATTGTGTTGTTCCTGTGGGGTAAGATGAAAGCGGTGATACAGAGAGATCCTCTGCAAAATCATGACAAG TGGTTGTGGTGTCTTTATGTGTTGTATGAGGTGGCCCTCACCTGTGACCTGGCAGCTGTTGACTGTATCATGATAGCAGAGATGAGCCACACACTGGGCATGCTGCTTGAGAATGCAGCTGAATATTTTCTTGAAACTTCAACGTCAG CAGTTTGCGAAAGAGACTGTGATGATGCAAAGCCAAACTCTTTCTCTATTCTTGAG agtTCAAGCACAGAGCTGCTTCAGAAAGTGTGTGAGGTGGTAAAGAGGGGTCTCGAAGCTTTGGCAAAGGGTGCGGCTACGCTGGCCCCCCAGGACTGCTCAGCTTTCACTGACTTTGCGTTCATGCAG AAATTTTGTCCCCTCCAGTCATCGGCTTTTTCCACAACCTCTCCAAAATCatcaaaacacagaaatgaagacGATGAAGTAAATCTGAAAAAAGGAGAGGTGGAAACTCAAACAGAATCTGACTTTAATGGCTGTCGACAAACTGAAGCCACATGCACGTATCTTCTGATCAAAGATCTCCACCTAGAGTTGGACATTATCCTCCACAGGGCTTCCCTCAAGTTGCTGCAGCTAAATGCAG TTGTAGAGTCTGAACTGTTGGACCGGATCAAAAAAAACAAGGTGTCCAAAGCTCTGTTCCTGATCCAGAAAGCTTTGCTGGTGTACAACAACATGGAACAAAGTGACATCAGTGAAACCAAAAGTCTGCTGGAG GATGCTGCTACCCTCATAGAgaaagcaggtatggaggagagaAAAGTGTACATGTCCTCAACTCCTAATACTACATCTGAAGATAAAGGCAAAGTAATCAAGGAGGACGGACAGagccctccacctcctcctgtcCTACTCTCACGCAACAACCACTCCATGACCTTTGCCCCAGCACCTCATAACTTAGAGGGACAA GTGTGCTGGTACCAGCTTTGCAGTCGGGTAGCTGAGGGCATAAACCGGAAAGTCCGGCTTGGAGACTGCAGCCTGCCAGGAACTGGAAATATG GTACCTGCTGTATCTGGTGAGTGTGTGCTGAGGGTGGAGGGTCTGGAGCCCAATCAGAAGTATGTGTTTGCTGTTGCAGCATACAACAGTCAGGGAGAGCTACTGGGCAGCACTATAGGGGGGACAACATTACCACTGTTGGCATCCATGCCTGTACCACTGCTCTCTGCTTGGGCTCATTTGGCTAAG GTGGCTTTTCAGACAGAGCAGTATGCTATAGCAAAAAGAGCCTGCAGAGAACTTTGGAGCCACTGCACCTACCCTGACagtgagtccaacagcacagaGGGTAGACTAGCCACCACAGG ACTACGCAAAGAAATCCTGCAGTACTCCTCTCTTCacttgtgtcagctgtttctcaCGTCCATCTTCATAGAGACAGAGATCAACATTCAGCAGGGATCACTCTATTGGGACTCATTCAGTGACAATGGACCATTTATCTGGGAAAAA GAAGCCAGACTGGAAGAATGCGAGCGAATGCTGGTGGCCATGGACTTGGCGATGTGTTTGAATGATGCGGCTGCTGCTTTGCAGGCTGCAGTTAGCTGCTACGGGCTCCTGGCACCTATAATGTTCCATCAGATTACTTGTGACTCTGTGGTGCAA GTACTAAAAAAATGCTTGATGGTTTTGGAGGAGAATTCAGGTCTTCTAAAACAAAAATGGACTGGAAACACCTCAGAATCTTTTATCCACATGATAGCCTGCATCACCTACTACCTggcaaag ACGTTGCGTGTGCTCAGGAAACACGAGATGGCCAAAGCACTGATGGACTGTGGCTGCAGGCTACTTCAGGATGTCTATCATGCCCAGCTGCAGATTAGGAGACTCACCAATCAATCTGAGGGT CGTAAAACGGCAGATCAAGCCACAGTCAAGAGTGAGATGAAAATAAGTCGTCAGCTGAAGGCACTGGAAAGAAAGAACAAGAAAATAACAGTTTCAAAAGGAACACACACCCCAGAGCCTG AGACTTCTCAGACACTAACCGTCTCAGAAGATCCAAACTTATTGTACGAGCTGATCTCCAGTGGCACATTAAAGGATGCCTACATGCACG TAATGAAACTCCGACGCAAGGTGTATTTTACTGAGTTTGCTGCACTGCTACTCCAAAGAACCATGAAAGAAGGCCACATAGACCTTGTGTTGGAATGGGGGCAGAGCATGTTTCAGTTTCTTTCCAG CCGTGACGAGGCGATGGTACTGTCCACTAAATGTTTGGAGGGGCACGGTCAGATTAGAAAAAGAAGTGGAAACCAGAATGCAAAAGGAAGCGAAACCTCCCAG CACAAGAACGCTTCTTCACATGATGATACAAGAAAGCAAGCAAAGCATAAACTGGCACAGAATATGCTTTTGAAAATGAGGACTCACAG GGAAGTGCTGGCTATGGAGAACTTGCTTGCTATGATTTCATCTGTGATGCAGCGCCAAAAGAAGAGGCTACAGCTGAGGCACACTTGCGCTGTGGAGAGGGTGTGGAGATCACACCTGAACTACTACATGGCTCAGGCCCATTTAGCAGTGTTTTACCAGCGTCTGCCCCAACAACACAGAGGAGACCTGGAGCAGAG ATACAGCCAGTTTCAccctttgtgtttttctctggctTACTCTGGTGTCCTGGTATGGAGGAACAACTCGCAGCAACATGAGTTGGAGTCTTCAAATGAAGCTGTTTTACATGAAGACTCATCTGATCACATGGACTATGTGATGACAGCTCACAAAGATAGAGGAAGAAAGGATG CAGTTGATGGCTCTGTCGCAGAGGACAGATGTAAGGAGGGAGAGGGCTCTCCTCATTCTGTGGAACAGCAGATGGAGGCACAGAGGTGCACTGGTGCCACACTGCTGGAGTCAATTAACAAAGTTGCTGTGCATCTCCGGAGAGCGATG GTGTTGGCTCATCGTGGCAACCACTGGACCactctgcagtgtgtgtgtcagacactGTGGGACCAAAGCTGCAGAATCACTGTCCTTGTACAGAGAGCTGCTCAGCTTGAAACTCCATGTACGATTACAGCAGAACAGCTGCACAGTATTCTCACCCCACTGCTGGTGCTGGCCACTGACTTTATCATGGACATGCTGCAAAAACTAGGG CTCTGGAGTTTGTATGGCAGTGACTTGACTGAAGATGAGCTAGAGTCCAGTCTCCACTTCTCAGTCCCACTTGATGACAGCACCCAGGTGGATCTGCGTTGGGTCCGCACGTTGGTGTTGCACACTCTTGAGCGGCTCCATGACAGTGGCAAGTGGGAAAGCCTGGCCCACTTTGCTTTACTTTTCAACTCATACACACG GGATCGGTATACTGTTATCGTAACTCCTCTGCTTGTCCATGCCCAGAGGATGTTACTTGAAAGAATAAACTCTTTTGGAGGCCCTTCAGTCCCACAGCCACACCATGTCAACACACAGAAGGCCACTGGAAAAGAG GTGACCAATAAAAGTTATGCAGGCTGCCAGCTTCTCAGTGGTCGGATCCATCACGCCACACAGAAACGGCACCTTCACAAAAAAGCAGCACTGACAAACTCGATTCCTCGAGAAGCGGTTGATCTTACAG GTGCAGAGATACAGCACTCCATGTCCCTTGTTTGTGTCCCACTGGATGTAGAGGACACGCTGAGCTGTTATCATCAAGCTCTTGAGAAAAAAACATATTGTCTTCAGATGTTCCAGCACAGTCGCTCACTGCTTGTGCTGCTTCTGGCAAACACACAACCCT GTTTTATGATACCGACGCAGCATTGTCGGAGCCGAGGTCTCAGCCATTCAGCGAGCTTTGTGAATTTCAGTCCCGTTGTTATGCCCACTCCAAACATCCAACCATGTGACCTGACAGAGGAGGACTACAGTACTCCAGATGCTATCTATGGCTTGCCTATCAGCCGTGACCACTTGCAGACTATCATTTCTGCATACTCCACTTCTATAA AATACCTGAAGGCTAACAGCCGTGACTCCCTCAGAGTTCTGGCTCTGCATGAACTGGGAAACCTGCAGTTCTACAGTGGAAACACACG AGCTGCTCACTCATGCTGGAGTAAAGCCGTAGATTGTGCCTTGAAGAGCTCAGGTGTTTTGGAGAAATGGGATGGCGCGTCGCTTGGGAATGGCTCCCTGCAAGAAATTCTAAGGCAGGCTGGAATGTGGGGATGTCTGCAGGCGGCTGTGGTCACCGCTAAGATAGCACA GTTTATCTTAACTTCTGATATCAACCAGCGGACAAAGTACTGTCTCCTGTCTGCTTACCTGTTTAAG AGTTTGCTGTGTTGCTCCATGGCTCAACCCCAGGCAGACCTCCAGTACGCCTCCTACAGCATCGGAGATGAGTTGCTCCCTGGAGTTGACCTTTTCTCCGAACCCCACAGGCTTCACCTCGGCACAACTGTGTCAAGCCTGAACTTCATTTGCCACTGGCTTTTAACCACTGGCTACTGCATCATG CTGCTTCCTACACTAGCCCTCTATCTACATTTTGTTGGGACTGTGTGCAGAGACGTACAGCACACTGTCAAAGGCAAAATATTGAAG ATACGTGCCCTTACTGAACTGTGTCTGTTCGCTGAAGCTGTGAAGGACGCAGTTCAGCTCACACGTGGAACAGGTGTCCTTCTGCCTCATGGACAATACATTGCCAGTGCCTGTGTCCAA CCTACAAAAACATTCTGTAGCAACGAGTCTCTTCTGGACAATGCAGAG GCTTTGGAGGAACTTGTGAACTGTGACTTTACTCCAGAAGTCTGCACCCTGTATGGACCAGCACTGTGCCTCAGATTTAACCTTGCTCGTGTTCAACTAGTTCTGGCACTTACTAATGCTATCGCAGGCTATCCTGTGCCAG attctgtgGAGGGAGAAGTTTGTATCAGCGTAACAAGTTGTTCGGTGGACCCAAAAGATGATGAGCAGGACAGTCCAGACACTGATGACTGCTGTCCAAAGACAGGAGAGCAGAAAGTTCTCAATCTTGATGCTAAGAATCTAACCCCAGAAAGGATAAAG TTCCTTTTGCTGGAACGTGCCTCCTCGTGGTTAAACACCATTtcagagcagcttgaatctcaTTCCTTGTGCAAAATGGAAACCCTGGAACTGACGATAGAATCCAATCTTCTAAAGGGCAACCTCTACATGCAACAAGGACATACGGCACTTTG CTTTGACACGGCAGTTTCATCTTTGAAGCTGCTCCAAACATCACCTGTGACTGTGAGAGGATCCTGGGCT GATGATAAAGATTTTGGTGAGTCAGATGCCCAGAATGGAGACTGTCCCGGAGTAGTTGAGGCCAGTGAGAGGATTGGAGTTCATCTGTGGTTACATTGCCGCTTGGCTCTGGTCAACAGCTTGGTTGCCCACAACCCTCGCACCATTGAGCTTTTACCAG GTAAGAACATTAATGAGGAAGCAGCCCGGGTGTTACAGGAGGGTCTTGATGAGTGTGCACTGTGGGGAGACCTTGACATTCAAGCCCTGCTGTTGGTCGAAGGTGCCAGACTGGAAGCCCGGAGAGGCAAGACTGACAACAGCATGACAATGCTGCAG AAAGCAGTGAGCCTGCTATCAGGACGGACACGCTTGCCACAGAAGTCTGTCATTacgctggctcaggccactttgCTGCTCAGTGACTTAAGAGGGGCACAGAGTATCACACCTCTACAGCTGATGCAGAAACTGCTGAAAAAGCAG CTGTGTGATTTTGGTGAAAGTGTGGAATTAGTTGATGGAAAAATGCGTCTCTTTCCTCCCGGACCAAGAAACATCTACCTCCCATACTTCAACATACTAAACCAGACCAGTTTGCAAATTG GCAACATCCTGGGTCAAAGTAAAATGGAGACACAGGTTTCTGCAAGCCAGTCATCATAG